Within the Thiohalobacter sp. IOR34 genome, the region TGGGAGGCCGGCGTGAGACCCGACGCGGCACTGCGCATGGGCCAGGCGATCGGCCGCCTGCTGCAGCCGGCAGCGACGCCTGATACCGGACCCTGAATCTGGTATCCTTTGCGGCCCCTCGACAACCGCTTCGGGTTTCGCCATGCACCCAATGCTGAACATCGCTGCACGAGCGGCCCGTGCGGCCGGCGACGTCATCGTGCGCCACGTCGACCGCCTCGACGAACTGACGGTCACCAGCAAGGACCGCAACGACTACGTCTCCGAGGTCGACCGCCAGGCCGAGGAGGTGGTCATCCGCATCCTGCGCAAGGCCTACCCCAGCCACGGCATCCTCGCCGAGGAGAGCGGCAGCCAGCCCGGCGACGAATACCAGTGGATCATCGATCCGCTGGACGGCACCACCAATTTCCTGCACGGCTTCCCGCAGTTCTCGGTGTCCATCGCCTTGCGCCACAAGGGCCGTCTGGAACAGGGCGTGATCTACGATCCGCTGCGCCAGGAGCTGTTCACCGCCACCCGCGGCGCCGGTGCCCAACTCAACAACCGCCGCCTGCGCGTGGCGCAGCGCAAGAGCCTGGAGGGGGCGCTGCTCGGCACCGGCTTCCCCTACAAGCACCACGACTATCTCAACCCCTACCTGGGCATGTTCCGCGACCTGCTGATGCAGACCTCCGGCATCCGCCGCCCCGGCTCGGCCGCGCTGGACCTGGCCTATGTCGCCGCCGGGCGCCTGGACGGCTTCTGGGAGATCGGTCTCAACATCTGGGACATCGCCGCGGGGGTGCTGCTGATCCAGGAGGCCGGCGGCATCGTCGGCGATCTGGCCGGCGGCCACGACTTCCTCGACAGCGGCAACGTGGTGGCCGGCAACCCCAAGGTGTTCGCCGCCCTGGTCAACACCATCCGCCCGCATCTGACCCCCGAACTCGGCGGCTAGGCGGCGCTTCGCGCCGCATCGCGGCCTGGAGGCCGCTCCTACGGGGCATGGCGGCACAATGTGTTGTCGTAGGAGCGGCCTCCAGGCCGCGATCGGGCGCCCCCCGCGGGCAATGCCCGGAGTCAATCGAACAGGCGCAAAGCCGGCTTACGAGTTCCCGGTCCATATACCAGCTTGCCCTGCGATCATGCGCGCCGCCTTGGTGCAATATCCGGGGTAGACAGCTCAAGTTCCGCCTCGGCCTCCCGCTAACCCGGACAACGGCAAGAGGAGGAAAGCGGGGTGTCCGTCGTCCATATCCGTAACCGGCACGCGCCGACGCTGGCGCTGGAACTGAACATGCGTGATGCCCTCCAGGGACTGGAGGAACTGGTACTGATGGATGCCGCTGCCTTCGATCCGGACTGCCTGGAGATCCTCTCCATCGAGCCGCCACAGCCGGCCGCCGCTACCAGCGCAACGCCGCTGCCCTCCCCGCGCCGGGCACGGGGCCTCTGAAGCCATCCCTTCAGGGGCGGTCGTCGACCTCGGCCCCTTCCTTCTTCACCGGCATCAGATCCTGCTTGCTGATACCCATCGACAGTACCGCCGAGCTGGCGACATAGATCGAGGAATAGGTTCCGACCACCACACCGATGATCAGCGCCAGGGCGAAGGCGTGGATCACCTTGCCGCCGAACACCACCAGGGCGATCAGCACCAGCAGCGTGGTGAAGGAGGTCATCAGGGTACGCGACAGGGTCTGGTTGATGGAGGTGTTCATGATCTCCATGGGCGTGCCCTTGCGCATCCGCCGGAAGTTCTCGCGGATGCGGTCGAAGACCACGATGGTGTCGTTCAGGGAATAGCCGATCACCGCGAGGATGGCCGCCAGCACGGTCAGGTCGAACTCCAGCCGGAACAGGGAGAAGGCCCCAAGGGTGATGATCACGTCATGCAGCAGGGCCACCACCGAACCGACCGCAAAACGGTACTCGAAACGCAACGCGACATAGACGAGGATGCCGATCAGCGCATAGAGCATCGCCAGACCGCCCTGCTCGGTCAGCTCCTCGCCGACCTGGGGACCGACGAACTCGACGCGCCGCATCTCCACCCCGGGATCCTTGACCTGCAGGGCCTGCAGCACCTGGCTGGACAGCTCGGCGCTGCTCGCCGTCTCGCGGGGCGCAATGCGGATCAGCACGTCACGCGCCGAGCCGAAGTGCTGCACCACGGCATCCCCGAAACCGGCCGCCCGCAGCGTCTCCCGCACCTCCTCCAGCACCACCGGCTCGGGATAGCCGACCTCGATCAGGGTGCCGCCGGTGAAGTCGATGCCAAGCTGCAGACCCTGCGCAAGCAACGAACCGAGCGAGGCCAGGACCAGGATCAGGGAGAACAGCATGGCCAGTTTGCGCCGGCCCATGAAATCGAAATTGTGCTTGCCCGCTAGAATCTGCATGGTTGTCCGTCTGCCTCAGTCTGCGCCAGTTTCATTCAGTCAGATGGAGAGCCGGCTCAGGCGCCGCCCGCCATAGATCAGGTTGACCAGGGCCCGGGTGCCCATGATGGCCGTGAACATCGAGGTCAGGATGCCGATGGAGAGCGTGACCGCAAAGCCCTTGACCGGTCCGGTGCCGAAGCTGAACAGCACCACCGCCGCGATCAGGGTAGTGATGTTGGCATCGGCGATGGTCGAGAAGGCCTTCTCATAACCGGCGTGGATGCTCGCCTGGGGACTGTTGCCGGCACGCAGTTCCTCGCGGATGCGTTCGAAGATCAGCACGTTGGCGTCCACCGCCATGCCCACGGTGAGCACGATGCCGGCGATGCCGGGCATGGTCAGGGTGGCCTGCAACAGGGACAGCACGGCCACGATCAGCACCAGGTTCATGCTCAGGGCAATGTCGGCAAACAGCCCGAAACTGCGGTACCAGACGAGCATGAATACCAGCACCAGGGAAAAGCCGATGACCACCGCCTCGAAGCCCTGCTCTATGTTGTCCTTGCCGAGGCTGGGACCGACGGTACGCTCCTCGACGATCTCGATCGGCGCTGCCAAGGCACCGGCGCGCAGCAGCAGCGCCAGGTTGCGCGCTTCCTGCGGCGAATCCAGGCCGGTGATCTGGAAGCGCCGGCCGAGCTGCTCGCGGATCCGCGCGATGTTGATCACCTCGCGGATCTGCTGCTTGTGCTTGACCAGCTTGCCGTCGACCTTGCGCGTCTCGACCTTGTTCTCGATGAACACCACGGCCATCAGCCGGCCGACGTTGTCGCGCGTGCCGTTGGTCATCTGCCGCGCGCCCTTGCCGTCCAGGTTGATGATCACCGCCGGGCCGCCGGTGTCCTGATCGAAGCCCGAAGAGGCGTCGGTGATGCGGTCGCCGCGCACGATCACCCGCTTCTCCAGCAGCACCGGCTGGCCGTTGCGTTCGTGCAGCAGGTCGGTGCCGGCCGGGATGCGCCCGCTGGCCTCGGCCTGCTGCGCATCGTGTCCTTCGTCGACCAGGCGGAATTCCAGGGTGGCGGTGGCGCCGAGGATCTCCTTGGCCCGGGCCGTGTCCTGCACGCCGGGCAGCTGGACCACGATGCGGTTGTCGCCCTGCTGCTGGATCACCGGCTCGGCCACGCCCAGCTCGTTGACGCGGTTGCGCAAGGTGGTGATGTTCTGCTGCAGGGCGAAGTCGCGGATCTGGCGCTGCTGGTCCTTGCCGATACGCGCCAGCAGCAGCCAGCGGCCGGGCTCGTCGCGGGCCTCGAACTGCAGCTCGCCGAATTCCCGGCTCAGGGCATCCAACGCCGCATCGCGATCGGCCTGGCTGCGGAACCGGGCGAGGATGCCACCCTGGCTGCGGCCGATGGTGATGTAACGGATCGGCGGCTCGTGCTTGCGCAGGAAGTCGCGGAACTCGCCGACATAGCGCTTCTCGGCCTGGGCCAGGGCCGCATCCATGTCGACTTCCATGAGGAAATGCACGCCGCCGCGCAGATCGAGGCCGAGGTACATCGGCTTGGCGTTCAGGGCGCGCAGCCAGTCCGGCTCGGCGGTGGCCAGGTTCAGCGCCACCACGAAGCGGTTACCCAGCGCCTCGCGCAGCTGGTCGGCAGCTGTCAGCTGGGTTTCGGTATCCTCGAAACGCACCAGCATGCGCCCCTCGCCCTGCTCGATCCGCTTGTAGCCCAGCCCCGCCTCCTCGAGGACCGCCTCGACCCGCTCACGCAGGGCCTCGTCGACCTGCTCCATGCGCGACGGCGAGATCTGCACGGCCGGATCCTCGCCGTACAGATTGGGCAGGGCATAGACGATGCCGAGCACGGCGATGACCACGATAAGGAGATACTTCCAAAGCGGATACTGGTTGATCATGGAGGGCTAGAGTCCTGCAGGATGGCTGAGGGCGTGGCCTGCCCCCCGCAGCGAGGGGCGGCGCTGCGCGGTTGTTCTGTGTCAGAGTTCTTTCATGCTGCCCTTGGGAACGAGGCTGGCGATGGCATGGCGCTGCACCTTGACCTCGATGTTGTCGGCCAGCTTGAGCTGCACGTAGTTCTCGCCCACCTCGGTGATCTTGCCCAGCAGGCCGCCGTTGGTGATGACCTCGTCGCCCTTCTTCAGGGCCTCGACCATCGCCTTGTGTTCCTTCACCTTCTTCTGCTGGGGACGGATCAGCAGGAACCAGAAGACGACGAAGATCACGATCAGCGGCAGGAAGCTCATCAGCGGATCCTGTTGCGGACCGGCCCCGGCCGGACCCTCGGCCCGGGCGGCGGAGATGAAGAAATTCAGCAGTGTTTCCATGGTGATGCAGATCCTTTTCAGATCAGTCGATTAGAGGATCGTCTCCGGGCGCGGCCCGGTAAAACGGCCGGTATTATGACACAGGCGGCGGGCTGCGGTCGCGCATGGCATGGAAATCGGCGGCGAAGGCCTCCAGCCGTCCGCCGGCGATGGCCTCGCGCAGCCCCTGCATCAGCCGCTGGTAGTAATGCAGGTTGTGGATGGTGTTGAGCCGGGCACCGAGGATCTCGTTGCAGCGGTCGAGATGGTGCAGGTAGGCACGACTGTAGTTGCGGCAGGTGTAGCAGTCGCAGCGCGGATCGAGGGGACCCGTGTCCCGGCGATGGCGGCTGTTGCGGATCTTCACCGTGCCGGCGTGGGTGAACAGGTAGCCGTTGCGGGCGTTGCGGGTCGGCATCACGCAGTCGAACATGTCCACGCCGCGGCGCACGGCCTCGACGAGGTCCTCCGGCCGTCCCACCCCCATCAGGTAGCGCGGCCGCTCGGCCGGCAGGGCCGGGGCGGTGGCATCGAGAATCTTCAGCCGCTCCGGCTCGGGCTCGCCGACCGACAGGCCGCCGATGGCATAGCCGTCGAAGCCGATCCCGGTCAGGCCGGCCAGGGATTCGGCGCGCAGCTCGGGATACATCCCGCCCTGGACGATGCCGAACAGGGCCGCCGGACTGTCGCCGTGCGCTGCCTTGGAGCGCCGCGCCCAGCGCAGCGAGAGACGCATCGACTCCGCCGCCTCCGCCGCCGTGGCGGGATAGGGCGTGCACTCGTCGAAGATCATCACCACGTCGGCGCCCAGGGCATGCTGCACGGCAATCGACTCCTCCGGACCGAGGAACACCCGGCTGCCGTCCACCGGCGAGCGGAACTCGACGCCGCGCTCGCTGATCTT harbors:
- the yajC gene encoding preprotein translocase subunit YajC, translating into METLLNFFISAARAEGPAGAGPQQDPLMSFLPLIVIFVVFWFLLIRPQQKKVKEHKAMVEALKKGDEVITNGGLLGKITEVGENYVQLKLADNIEVKVQRHAIASLVPKGSMKEL
- the tgt gene encoding tRNA guanosine(34) transglycosylase Tgt — its product is MKFELMATDGLARRGRLSFERGTVETPAFMPVGTYGTVKAMTPEEVRDTGAEIILGNTFHLMLRPGTEVIRAHGDLHGFMHWEGPILTDSGGFQVFSLGKMRKISERGVEFRSPVDGSRVFLGPEESIAVQHALGADVVMIFDECTPYPATAAEAAESMRLSLRWARRSKAAHGDSPAALFGIVQGGMYPELRAESLAGLTGIGFDGYAIGGLSVGEPEPERLKILDATAPALPAERPRYLMGVGRPEDLVEAVRRGVDMFDCVMPTRNARNGYLFTHAGTVKIRNSRHRRDTGPLDPRCDCYTCRNYSRAYLHHLDRCNEILGARLNTIHNLHYYQRLMQGLREAIAGGRLEAFAADFHAMRDRSPPPVS
- the secF gene encoding protein translocase subunit SecF, which gives rise to MQILAGKHNFDFMGRRKLAMLFSLILVLASLGSLLAQGLQLGIDFTGGTLIEVGYPEPVVLEEVRETLRAAGFGDAVVQHFGSARDVLIRIAPRETASSAELSSQVLQALQVKDPGVEMRRVEFVGPQVGEELTEQGGLAMLYALIGILVYVALRFEYRFAVGSVVALLHDVIITLGAFSLFRLEFDLTVLAAILAVIGYSLNDTIVVFDRIRENFRRMRKGTPMEIMNTSINQTLSRTLMTSFTTLLVLIALVVFGGKVIHAFALALIIGVVVGTYSSIYVASSAVLSMGISKQDLMPVKKEGAEVDDRP
- the secD gene encoding protein translocase subunit SecD, whose amino-acid sequence is MINQYPLWKYLLIVVIAVLGIVYALPNLYGEDPAVQISPSRMEQVDEALRERVEAVLEEAGLGYKRIEQGEGRMLVRFEDTETQLTAADQLREALGNRFVVALNLATAEPDWLRALNAKPMYLGLDLRGGVHFLMEVDMDAALAQAEKRYVGEFRDFLRKHEPPIRYITIGRSQGGILARFRSQADRDAALDALSREFGELQFEARDEPGRWLLLARIGKDQQRQIRDFALQQNITTLRNRVNELGVAEPVIQQQGDNRIVVQLPGVQDTARAKEILGATATLEFRLVDEGHDAQQAEASGRIPAGTDLLHERNGQPVLLEKRVIVRGDRITDASSGFDQDTGGPAVIINLDGKGARQMTNGTRDNVGRLMAVVFIENKVETRKVDGKLVKHKQQIREVINIARIREQLGRRFQITGLDSPQEARNLALLLRAGALAAPIEIVEERTVGPSLGKDNIEQGFEAVVIGFSLVLVFMLVWYRSFGLFADIALSMNLVLIVAVLSLLQATLTMPGIAGIVLTVGMAVDANVLIFERIREELRAGNSPQASIHAGYEKAFSTIADANITTLIAAVVLFSFGTGPVKGFAVTLSIGILTSMFTAIMGTRALVNLIYGGRRLSRLSI
- the suhB gene encoding inositol-1-monophosphatase produces the protein MHPMLNIAARAARAAGDVIVRHVDRLDELTVTSKDRNDYVSEVDRQAEEVVIRILRKAYPSHGILAEESGSQPGDEYQWIIDPLDGTTNFLHGFPQFSVSIALRHKGRLEQGVIYDPLRQELFTATRGAGAQLNNRRLRVAQRKSLEGALLGTGFPYKHHDYLNPYLGMFRDLLMQTSGIRRPGSAALDLAYVAAGRLDGFWEIGLNIWDIAAGVLLIQEAGGIVGDLAGGHDFLDSGNVVAGNPKVFAALVNTIRPHLTPELGG